Part of the Streptococcaceae bacterium ESL0687 genome is shown below.
AAAGAAAAAAAAGGAAGGCTTTTTGAAAAGACTTTTCAAATAACCTCCCGAGATTAAGGGCTAACTTGCAGTTAGCTTTTTTTATTTGCACAAAAAAAGGCACATACCCCACCTACTTAGTGCTGCTACCGTCAGGTCCTGACACGCTTCGTAAATAAGATATTGCCTCGGGTTTAATTATAACACAGTCTATTTTTTTCGTCTAGCCTTAAAAAATTTTTTCATGATTGTACTACATTCTTCTTCGAGTAGACCAGATTCCACCTGCACCCTGTGGTTAAGTCTTGGATCTTCTAAAATTTGATAAAGGGAAACTGCTCCCCCAAATTTTTGATTAGTTGCACCAAAATATACCTGAGGAATCCTTGCCATACCAATTGCTCCTGCGCACATGACACAAGGTTCAATCGTTACAAACATGGCACAGTCAGTTAGGCGCCAATTTCCTATAAACTCGTTGGCAAGATTAATGGCACATACCTCTGCATGATCAACTGCCTTTTGTTGCAATTCCCTTTGGTT
Proteins encoded:
- the tadA gene encoding tRNA adenosine(34) deaminase TadA, yielding MKSDDKELVFSQEEKEYYMHEALLEAQKAFDNEEVPIGAVIVKEGKVIARSFNQRELQQKAVDHAEVCAINLANEFIGNWRLTDCAMFVTIEPCVMCAGAIGMARIPQVYFGATNQKFGGAVSLYQILEDPRLNHRVQVESGLLEEECSTIMKKFFKARRKK